The genomic segment TTTAAGCTGAATGAATCTTCTCCGTCTTAATTACAGTGTGAGCTAGCCAACATGGATGCTTACTTTATTAATTTACAAGTGATGAAACTAGAATTTTTTCTCACATTttcctgcatatatatatatatatatatatatatatatatatatatatatatatatatatataacctcataAATTGCGGTGTGCCTTTCCCGCTAATATTTATAGTAACGTGGCTGTATGCATGTGActgcttttctttttactcCACACCTACCTTTCATGGTCGTGATTATTTTGCTTCTTGACTAATGTTCTCCCTTGTCGTTTTCAGAATTGATCTCCTCTTCCTTGCATGCATTGTGTCAATCACGACATAAATCTCTCTGGGCTACACAACATCATTATACAAATACTAATGATCTTGAATTGAAAAGTACATACATCACCAAACTCATTAAAATCGGCAGTTTTAAGGCATATGTTATAATTATTGCATCGTATACTATATAgtttttgatcaaatcaatcatattataagttatttttgttaaattgactTAATTAATCATTATATACAATATAGTTTTCAATCAGATTATGAGTTGTTTTATTAGATTGACTTAttcattattatataatttaaactaagatttaattcaaattaaattctgAATTGAACAGGACGAACTGGATACAACAACATTGTAGTATTAGATCATACTGAAGATGCCAAATTTGATGCTGGGATGAAGGGACTTGGCAGAGCCAATCACTTCAAAAACCTGTCGTCTATCTTCACGACTCACTATGAATAATGGGGCCTCTTGCCGAAGGTGGGTGAGGAATAATTAATGAGTCTCAAGGTATGCAATGCAACCATGGGGAAAAGAATTCTATGTTACCAATTCACCAGTAGCTTACCCGCCGGCCAAACTTGCTCGGAGATGTGCTTAGGTTGTCTTTGTTTGTGCCTTGCTgtatttttaagagtttttaattttttttaatatcaaaaataaaaaatattatttgaatatatttttaaacaaaaattattttaaacaataacatctattataatctcaaataatAGGCTCATATTTATCAATTCAATTGAGACTTATTTGttatcttaaaaatttattattttttcagttttttttattaagtaacATATGATGGCTTGATGTTAAATCAATCCAATCATTTTAAATCAACAATTCATATGATTTTTGATtggttcaaattaatttttattgattcacGAGATGATCAGGTTGATTTAACGAGTTTTTAtaacaatgtttttataaagaatttataaataaattttctatttgACTCCAATTTAGATTCGAAAATCAAATACTAACATGGAGAGGATAAATGATTGTCCCCCTACTCAGTGAGTCTGGAGGAATGCAAGCTAATTACTTAACGATGGTTGATGAGCTGATGTTACTGTCGAATAGTCATGATGGGTCTTGTGCTTAGATTCGTTAATAGatatttaacaataattaattaaggtcAACAGTGGGATGGTCTGATTTATTTAACAGTTTTTCACGAATCTAAGACAGATCACGAGCATGATTTTGCCTTtctattcaagaaaaaaaaagaaagaattttcgTGTTGGCAAGCAATCTTTGATtctgggatatatatatatatatatatatatatatatatatatatatatattagaaaaagtaTTAGTTTTAAAGGATATATAGAGGATTAGTTATAATCATAACCCTacgaagattttttttcatagacaaaaacaatttaagccctaatatgaaatatttattaagaTTTGAAGTCATACCATGCAATTCTCTTTCTACCGCCTACAGAAAATAATGCAATTCTCCTggcagccagccagccagccaacGACCACCGTCCCCGACCCTCCATTCCCAACCTCTGCTATATGATTCCGaaaatacttgaaaataaatcaaaataatcattGAAGAAAGGCAATTGTGCAAAAGAAACAGGACAAGAAACATTCACAGCGTTTATTTCATGccctaaaaaaccctaaagcAAGGCAAGTCAAAAGGGGGAGATTCCCACCATCAGTTCACATTGGACATTTTAGTCATCTTCACAGACCCTCTTAGTGCCAGTCCTAGTCCCATTCTGTCTGTGCCTGCAAGGGCCATGGCTAGGAGCTGGTCAGTCAACACGAAAATATTGTCCCCTTCACAAAAAATAGCACAGCATGTAACATTTCTGCCCAAATTGTTCACTCAATTATTGAGGGTAACATTGATGAACTTAACCATTTCTTTTAAAAGCATAGCTGTAAAACCGTAAAGCTTCCCGAGCCGATCCGGTAACTCGTTAACTCGAAATTTGATCTAAATTtgcttttatcttaaaaaattttgTTACTAAAATACTTGAACatcattttatgatatttttttaaatcaaaacttgGGTTATTTCGTGGATTTCCACTCCAAGTTTAGTAATTTAACTATGTTTAAAAGAGCTCGTGAGATGACTAGGTAGCAATGGATtttgttcaaacaaaaaaaaaaacttaatcttcTACAGCAGATGCCTTCCCATCATTCTTTGTCTTCGAATGATGCTCTGGGCTCTTCGCTCTGCAACAAGACACGGGCGACGGATGCTTGCATGCAGGGACAAACAAGGGAGTCAGTTCCATTACACTCTCCAATACACATATTTAGTATATAATATTAGACAGGCGTGGAAGTTAACATTAGTTATCCAAAATGTTTTTACGAAAGACAAtcaatgtaatatttttatctctaatGAAGCCACAAACTAGAATAATGTAAGATAATTTGAATACAAATGTAACATGGAAAGGCAAGGGAGAatgtgcaatatttttttagattaatatggtGTTCGGGTTAGCTTGCACGTATCTCGACTAGTTCTACGGACCCTAAAGCTAACGATTATATAAGCCTCTAGTAACCATGAAGTTTGTGAGACTCAAACTGATGATTTTTAAAGTGTAAATTCAGAATCTgaccagttgagctacaccgctcaaaattagaatatatagtatttatgtttgatatggtggtgaattgcaaaaaaaaaaaaaaaagagtgcaaTGTTTTGAACCATGAACCGTCATGAATTGGGTAAGTCAACGCAgaatcaatggtttttttttaaaaaaatagtcatgAATAATGCTAttttaagtagaaaaataataaaaaaacaacaaaatattttttttaaaagaattaatcgGATTTCAACCATTCTGAGATTAACTAATCAAATCTCGACCAGGTTTCTCTATATTAgttgaggtaaaaaaaaacttacccaatctaaaaatcaaattaacaaatcaTCGATTAATTGGAATTCGAAATCGCAAAGGGAGGAAAGTAAAAGGAGGAAAGGTGAAGAGGAAAGATCCATAACAAGAGAAAAGTATCCAAATGTATTAAGATGGACGTTACTCACTTGCCTAAcccttttcttattctttttgtctacataatttccttttatttcaacaCTTATAAATCCCTTTTGCCAATGTTTTGATCAACTttcatatactaaaaaataattttatgttctacCGACAacttctttaattaaatatacaatcataaaaatttaattatttaaaactcCCTTTTAAGTTCGAACAGAAAGTAACTCATTTATTCTTCAAAATCGCTGTACCTTCTCGTTTACGTAGAAATTGTATACATTTTggcaataatttttaaaacaattgaaattaataatttttaaaaaattatagttattaaacctccCATCTGAAAAACTCGCCATTCAAAACttgacttgaattaatttttaatttaaattaaaaaatttattaacttaattttattgatttaaaagattaataataaatatattaatttaactaAACCTGATGAAGTTAATatcaactatttaaaaaaataaaaaatatatatataatttttataaaaaaataattgatctatTGATTTAGTTCTATGActaggatttatttttttatcttgcccCGAATCTGATaattatgctaaaaatattaataagaaatttatttattgaagagATCCATATTTATTAGCGATAAACAATAactttggaaagtggtttttggtaaaactgaaattaacattaaaatgtatatttcttggcatcaattatttttctctttccaaTTCTTTCCTTTTTGCGCCGACACccaaaacacaaacacaaacacagtTTCTCACTCACGCTATAAACAGTATGTCTCTCTAGCTGTCATTGTCTTTAATGACAACGTCTCTAACTACTGACTGTGATCTCCACCTCATTAACatcctctcctcttcttcttgtttgcTTCTTGGGTCTCCATATTTGACGAAACCATGAGCCTTTCCCTCACTTGATCAAACTGATCACCGCCAACCTCTAAAGTCTAAACTAGACTGAACAAAAACACCCcagaagagaaaaacaccaaACTTGTTAAGTTTGTCGGTAAAAGCAATGGCATTGAAGCACTTTGAGCtgcttttgtttgtgtttgtggTTAAAGTTTTGATCTTTGGTTTCCCAGTTCTTGTCCAATGCACTACTGATGCTAATGATGGTAAAGTTTgcatttttttgaaatattttttaatggggttttggttttttgactgatcgattgttttttgttagtttGATGGTGATTGGTGCGGTTAAAGTTATTGAATTttggttctttctttttctttggttgGAGTGAGCTAGAGTCAAGAAATGAACTTTTACTACgataatctttttgtttttttttctttggaagatcagtttattttgtgtttgtttccTAGGAAAATGTGCTGGCAATGGTGTTCTACCTTTTGTGTTTAGCTCATGAAAGTATGATAGTGTTTTTATGGCTAAAGTAGGCTAATAATGATTGAAATGCTCTCTCATTTCATTTAGATtgcaatttttgttatttatttgctttcatTTCCCAGTGAAATAATCAAGGGTTTATGTCGGCGGCTTTTTTTTCGGGGTTAAATTAGTTGGTTTTGAGGATTGAAGGTATTTTCTGTTGTTGCAGTTCAAGCTCTACAATCTATGTACTCTTCACTGAATAGTCCTTCACAGCTGACCAGTTGGAAAAGTATTGGTGGTGATCCATGTGGAGAGTCATGGAAAGGGATCACCTGTGAAGGATCAGCTGTTGTTTCCGTGTAAGAAAGTGCATTGAGAATTTAGGCTTTTAATTGATTGGTGGTttgctttgtttcttttgttcaaTGGTTTTGTGCTGCTGTTGTTGACAGTCAGATTTCTGGGTTAGGACTTGACGGAACAATGGGATACATGCTTTCAAACCTCATGTCATTGAGAACATTGTGAGAGATTAAATGCTTTATTTCATCTGTTGGGTGTATGAAATTGTATTGTTGCTTTCATTCGTTATTTGAGTTGCTGATATCAGCTGTTTGTGCGTGCCAGTGATCTAAGTGACAACAACATTCATGATCCACTCCCATATCAGTTGCCACCGAATCTTACAAGCTTGTAATGTTCCATCATGTCAATTGTTTCTAATTTCTTCGAgctgtttgattttattgtctAATAATGTGTTCATTCTATTCTTGCATAATGCAGAAATCTTGCCATAAACAACTTCAGTGGGAATCTTCCTTATTCCATTTCTACCATGGTTTCTCTTAGCTACCTGTGAGTGACTCATCTTGAATGCATTGAAGTTTTGTCAAGAAATTGCAGAATTTGGGTTATTCGCTGATTCAACATCTTTGGTTTCAGGAATGTAAGCCGTAATTCACTGTCCCAGTCAATTGGAGATGTTTTCCATAATCTTTCTCTCCTCTCAACCATGTGAGATTTCTTACTTTAAAACAGATgttatttgggttttaattttcattagaGATTTAATCTTTAGAATACATGTGCAACTGACTTTTCAGTACTATGCAAAGAATTATGATGGCTGATGGAAAAGCCACAGCATTATAATATTTTGACAAACTTGACTATTCAAGATAATACAAGAGGAAGGGAAGCAACACAATAAGAATGATCCACAAGTGGCATAAAGTGTTAGGCTGTTGAGGAGATTAGGGATCTGTTGAAGTAGAATTCACTTTATTgcaatgaaatatattttgttaggaGAGATAAATGAATGGTAAATGGGAGTGCCAAGCAGGAAAAGCAAAACTATGGTGTTTTGGTGTCTAACATGGTGGAAAGATAGTGCCAATCAGAGAACGATCAGGAAAGCATATTTCATCTATATGAATTGTATCCCAATTGCCTACCATGGGAGCTTTTGTCATGttattctttgattttcttcagTTTCCAGCACAATATAATGCCCTTACATACTTTTTCAATAGATATTACTCTTGGATGTTTACTATTGCTTGTGCATGCATGCAGGGATGTCTCTTTCAACAACCTTAGTGGAGATATTCCCAGTTCCTTTAGTTCATTGTCCAATCTTTCTACACTGTGAGTAGAGTGCTGACTCCtttcaaaattaactaaataacatatatattgagcaaaagaaaaagattgCAAACTCTTGGACATTTTGATTAAAGTCTTGTGATATTCTTAAACTTTGCAGCAATGTTCAGAACAATCTACTGACAGGTTCTCTTAATGTTCTTACTGGTTTGCCTTTGACGACTCTGTAAGTTCCTAAAGCAATAGTGGGATTGTAAATGTATCATCTGCCAATATGTTCTTATTGCACCTTGTATTTTCAACAGAAATGTTGCAAACAACAATTTGAGTGGATGGATACCTCAAGAGCTTAGTTCAATCCCAAACTTTATGTAAGTTTTCATGCTCTGTATATCCCTCCATGCCAAATTTATCATGTTCTGCTTCTGCAATATCTTAAATAAGCTCTTTGAATAATTAAATCAGATACAATGGAAATTCTTTTGACAATGGTCCTGCTCCACCTCCGCCACCATATACCTCTCCACCTTCTGGTAAATCTCACAGAAACCGTACTCATCCAGGATCTGGTGCACCTAGGACCTCATCTTCTGATGGTCAACCATCTGAGTCAGATAAGGGGATATCAGTGGGAGCAATTGTAGGCGTAGCCCTAGGTTCTGTTGTTCTGGTTCTCATTGCACTACTTGCTCTTGTCTTTTGCATTAAAAAGCATcaaggcaaggaaattgatcctCTAGCTTCCCGGGGAAGTCGTCCTGCTGATACATATTATAGTAGGTTTTCTGTCCCTTGTATCTTTATTCTTCTGACACAACCTTTTGAATTTTCACAATATGGGGCCACATTTTTGCCTAATTGGTTTCATGTGGGGTTGCAGTATCTATAACACTGTAGTATCCATGAGGCAATTAAGATTGAATGTGATTAGCTGGTTTGTCTGCGTATTAATGCACAATATAATGCTGAATCCCTCCTTCATTCAACATGCTTCAAAAATTTGTTGCTTAATAGTTTGAAACTGGAAGATCATCTAATAATCCTAACCACTTGGGTTTTTACACTGCATTGTTGCATTGTTTTTCTAGCTGGTGCAGAGATGCAAGAGCCAAGGGTGAAAAACATGGCTGCTGTTACGGATCTGAAGCCCCCACCTGCTGAGAAATTGGTGGTTGAGAGATTACTAGGGAATTCTGGATCCATAAAGAGAATGAAGTCACCCATCACTGCCACTTCATATAGTGTTGCTTCTCTTCAAACAGCAACAAATAGCTTTAGTCAAGAGTTTATAATTGGTGAAGGTTCTCTTGGTCGTGTTTACAGAGGGGACTTTCCTCATGGAAAGGTAACTTAATCATTGGATATAAAATGATATCTATATTCTTATAGTTATGCTGGTTTCTATACTTGTATTGGTATGAATCAGTGGAGCTGCCAGTATTGCATGCACTTGAAAGGGTCCTGTTGCTAGCCATATTGATCATGTTTTTTTGTGCTTGCTGAGTCGTTGACTCGCCTTTATCtagtaatttgatttaattcacGATTCTTCTTTTGATCAAAAGGACATTAAAATAAAGCCATCTTGAATGT from the Populus nigra chromosome 9, ddPopNigr1.1, whole genome shotgun sequence genome contains:
- the LOC133703766 gene encoding protein STRUBBELIG-RECEPTOR FAMILY 8-like, translating into MALKHFELLLFVFVVKVLIFGFPVLVQCTTDANDVQALQSMYSSLNSPSQLTSWKSIGGDPCGESWKGITCEGSAVVSVQISGLGLDGTMGYMLSNLMSLRTFDLSDNNIHDPLPYQLPPNLTSLNLAINNFSGNLPYSISTMVSLSYLNVSRNSLSQSIGDVFHNLSLLSTMDVSFNNLSGDIPSSFSSLSNLSTLNVQNNLLTGSLNVLTGLPLTTLNVANNNLSGWIPQELSSIPNFIYNGNSFDNGPAPPPPPYTSPPSGKSHRNRTHPGSGAPRTSSSDGQPSESDKGISVGAIVGVALGSVVLVLIALLALVFCIKKHQGKEIDPLASRGSRPADTYYTGAEMQEPRVKNMAAVTDLKPPPAEKLVVERLLGNSGSIKRMKSPITATSYSVASLQTATNSFSQEFIIGEGSLGRVYRGDFPHGKIMAVKKIDNAALSLQEEDNFLEAVSNMSHLRHPNIVSLVGYCVEHGQRLLVYEFIANGSLHDILHFADDGSKTLSWNARVRVALGTARALEYLHEVCLPSVVHRNFKSANILLDEELNPHLSDCGLAALTPNTERQVSTQMVGSFGYSAPEFALSGIYTVKSDVYSFGVVMLELLTGRKPLDSSRVRSEQSLVRWATPQLHDIDALAKMVDPALNGMYPAKSLSRFADIIALCVQPEPEFRPPMSEVVQALVRLVQRASVVKRRPSDDSGFAYKTPDHEAIDSSL